A region from the Linepithema humile isolate Giens D197 chromosome 1, Lhum_UNIL_v1.0, whole genome shotgun sequence genome encodes:
- the LOC105678196 gene encoding protein suppressor 2 of zeste-like → MAGLGIGKRTLLRDVNPHLICPLCRGYLIDATTVVECLHSFCRSCILKHLRNVAHCPSCKHALNKAKPNIKADKALQDIVYKLVPGLYHKEMLKRREFYKKHPEHANSATPEQRGEDVSGRLIFSPEDVVSLSLEYSTRRMGPWIALKNTDTDANNSNNTNSNNKHNNNNNHDDNTGGNRRYLQCPALVTVAHLKKFLALKYSVDITRYTIEICHRLAPLPENWTLIDVAYIYPWKRNAPMRLFYRVAKEQRLEAPSHQRPSTPGLGARDCVPPSNAQESSKSEVKSDSNSNDKSVAKELNKKEDEANKTTTTLITTTTNTSPLSTTACKDSNKQIKSPIKILKNPDGKYEVQKSSSATLGWNEKEQTVVVTDADKNLTNPEFSVVNSNGVKITLKQRSPPQNGNTKKPKIVSNVLLSCSPPEKILSALQSQQLQNKSKLMSPVSPDKQEKQRRKVTFVDRLPMSEKTSPSTAMPKTALKKPAEQQEKKQFLQGFQLTAREPTASDDGKVKSPVCDTVAVADKFLQKTNAKAEEFSKKNTEKSNNENVGSKTNNNTTATNVMRKRVASMMSATNPRVYVSKIDSVDGHTFSAGTNPNSKNIVSGNHAAKLDVYTFSNDAPILPAGAVKRKCPPGVPIADLKRRKSMPIAPKQSASKKQNTSPHNSVAKQSHISSAEHVVPTSRAVNIAGDYGGVARVSNVNIAKTSTDPLTSNDTRDFLVDGYGLNIPASLSITLTSPKSPGTSKQFVEPNDPVDNNRKVALGKVNPTITLNNKSVDPRVLKALKTGQMKMPSTPPKAKSATMVATMDRNEAANQQRTTGRQKREHESSRDILDLSGGNKKVEIHPLRIPQPVTKLKTNKNPAPGRNSMQPGGISDQGQVVTLLGGHRYYRSPPGSLTPAAHRVTDCPLPPVLPRAPVYAPSFCGSINRSNSDLSSVFPSLPSLYALHQAPNLQQFQLDTVRLRIPESSSNPGISGMPIKSHLAAQCAPIKPARSSVAPLAVPIAKHSSVNKITNANNNCMGQGNGNNPMDFHSNEGLDSTGEVSQATIQKRFSSNIESTNNKLLSPCKLAKSNDQATVEIKNKDLSVEARNESNDTDNSMMQQQQQRQQQQHREAASPSIVSSTASPSPPPGNGNGGVSARNEDTISRDDENINNTSKSNSATTTPPTKSNIASEVTCSKSPVSPDSSSVTVESSGTNKSCSTSTDQEMPTDSQIASDAAKTSDPPANSHNSSVDDSSTLDDKKKSPSKSETNEITKQLTSEMVQKRLLAVFPSNEWANNPIAAEHLGNFLKSLNATMKSEEHAEGSKAEKADRKPCDNDGTKNDNDASVKSKKDVVERS, encoded by the exons ATGGCTGGACTTGGTATTGGAAAAAGGACGCTTTTACGTGATGTCAATCCACATCTAATTTGTCCATTGTGTCGTGGCTATCTCATAGATGCTACAACAGTAGTTGAGTGTTTACACTCGT TTTGTAGAAGCTGCATCTTGAAGCATCTACGCAATGTAGCACACTGTCCATCGTGCAAACATGCGCTCAACAAGGCGAAGCCAAATATCAA AGCCGATAAGGCATTGCAAGACATCGTGTACAAACTGGTGCCCGGATTGTATCATAAGGAAATGCTGAAAAGAAGGGAGTTTTACAAGAAACATCCCGAACACG CGAATTCTGCAACGCCGGAGCAACGTGGTGAAGATGTGAGCGGACGGTTAATATTCAGTCCAGAAGATGTGGTGAGTTTGAGCCTCGAGTACTCAACGCGAAGAATGGGTCCGTGGATTGCGTTAAAGAACACCGACACAGACGCGAATAATTCGAACAACACCAACAGTAACAATAagcataataataacaataatcatGATGACAATACCGGCGGTAATAGAAGATATCTCCAATGTCCCGCTCTGGTAACAGTTGCGCACCTGAAAAAGTTCTTGGCGCTAAAATACAGCGTCGACATAACGAGATATACTATTGAAATCTGCCATCGACTTGCACCACTTCCGGAAAACTGGACCCTCATAGACGTCGCATACATTTATCCATGGAAGAGA aatgcACCGATGAGATTGTTCTATCGAGTAGCAAAAGAGCAGAGACTCGAAGCACCGTCACACCAAAGACCGTCGACACCGGGACTCGGAGCTCGGGACTGCGTGCCGCCGAGTAACGCGCAAGAAAGCTCCAAGTCAGAAGTTAAATCTGACAGTAATAGCAACGATAAATCTGTGGCAAAAGAATTGAATAAGAAGGAGGACGAGGCAAACAAAACAACTACGACGTTGATTACGACAACGACGAACACATCTCCCTTGTCGACAACGGCATGCAAGGACTCGAACAAGCAGATAAAGAGTCCAATTAAGATACTAAAAAATCCGGACGGAAAATACGAGGTGCAGAAGAGTTCATCCGCTACCCTCGGTtggaatgaaaaagaacaaaccgTCGTCGTGACGGATGCAGACAAAAATCTTACGAATCCTGAGTTTAGTGTTGTGAATTCCAACGGAGTGAAGATAACACTGAAGCAGCGCTCGCCGCCGCAAAACGGCAACACGAAGAAGCCGAAGATCGTTAGCAACGTTCTGCTGTCCTGCAGTCCGCCGGAGAAAATATTGAGCGCATTGCAATCACAGCAGCTACAAAACAAAAGCAAATTGATGAGTCCAGTTTCGCCGGATAAGCAAGAGAAGCAACGACGTAAAGTGACTTTTGTGGATCGACTACCGATGTCTGAAAAGACCTCTCCCAGCACCGCCATGCCGAAAACCGCACTAAAAAAACCGGCGGAGCAGCAGGAGAAGAAACAGTTCCTTCAAGGTTTTCAATTGACCGCCAGAGAACCAACCGCGTCGGACGACGGCAAGGTGAAATCTCCCGTTTGTGATACTGTAGCGGTGGCCGACAAGTTTCTTCAAAAGACTAATGCAAAAGCGGAGGAATTCTCTAAGAAGAACACCGAAAAGAGCAACAACGAGAACGTTGGTTCGAAGACCAACAACAATACCACCGCTACGAATGTGATGAGAAAACGTGTTGCCAGCATGATGTCTGCTACTAACCCGCGAGTATACGTGAGTAAAATCGACAGTGTGGACGGACATACATTTAGTGCAGGAACGAATCCGAACAGCAAAAACATTGTGAGCGGTAATCATGCCGCAAAGTTGGATGTGTACACGTTCTCGAACGACGCGCCGATTCTTCCAGCCGGGGCGGTAAAAAGAAAGTGTCCGCCAGGTGTGCCGATTGCCGATTTGAAACGCCGGAAATCGATGCCTATCGCGCCAAAACAGAGTGCTAGcaagaaacaaaatacttCTCCGCACAACTCGGTCGCGAAGCAGTCGCACATTTCCTCCGCGGAGCACGTAGTTCCTACAAGCAGAGCTGTTAATATAGCAGGGGATTACGGCGGTGTGGCCCGCGTGTCTAACGTGAATATCGCGAAAACGTCAACCGATCCATTAACCTCAAATGATACCAGAGATTTCCTAGTGGATGGCTATGGCTTAAATATTCCGGCGAGTTTGAGCATAACGCTGACTTCGCCAAAGTCTCCGGGAACAAGTAAACAATTTGTCGAACCCAACGATCCCGTCGATAACAATCGGAAGGTCGCGCTGGGCAAGGTGAATCCTACTATCACGTTAAATAACAAGTCAGTCGATCCGCGCGTGTTGAAGGCTCTGAAAACTGGGCAGATGAAAATGCCCAGCACTCCGCCGAAAGCCAAATCGGCAACGATGGTGGCGACGATGGATCGTAACGAGGCGGCAAATCAGCAACGAACGACTGGCAGGCAGAAGAGAGAACACGAATCGTCTCGGGATATTCTGGACTTGAGCGGAGGTAACAAAAAGGTGGAGATACATCCCTTGAGAATTCCTCAGCCGGTGACGAAGCTCAAGACCAATAAAAATCCTGCGCCCGGCAGGAACAGCATGCAACCAGGCGGCATCTCCGATCAGGGTCAAGTGGTGACGCTTCTGGGCGGTCACAGATATTACCGATCGCCGCCAGGCTCCCTCACACCTGCCGCTCATCGCGTCACCGATTGTCCGCTACCACCAGTGTTGCCGCGCGCACCCGTTTACGCGCCGTCTTTTTGCGGCTCCATAAACCGATCGAACTCGGATCTCTCGTCCGTCTTCCCGAGCCTACCGAGCCTTTACGCTCTTCATCAGGCGCCGAATCTTCAGCAATTTCAGTTGGATACAGTACGACTGAGAATACCGGAGAGCAGTTCTAACCCAGGTATTAGCGGCATGCCGATAAAAAGTCATCTGGCCGCTCAGTGCGCGCCCATTAAGCCCGCAAGAAGTTCTGTGGCGCCTTTGGCGGTACCCATCGCCAAACACTCGTCCGTTAACAAAATTACGAATgcgaataataattgcatgGGCCAAGGCAACGGGAATAATCCTATGGATTTTCATAGCAACGAAGGTCTCGATTCTACGGGTGAAGTTTCTCAAGCGACTATtcaaaagagattttcttcgAACATAGAGAGCACAAATAATAAACTCCTTTCGCCGTGCAAACTCGCAAAGAGTAATGATCAGGCCACTGTTGAAATTAAGAACAAAGACTTGAGTGTTGAAGCTAGAAACGAATCGAACGATACTGACAATTCGATgatgcagcagcagcagcaacgacagcagcaacagcatcGCGAGGCAGCGAGTCCTAGTATCGTATCATCGACCGCTTCGCCGTCACCACCTCCAGGCAATGGCAATGGTGGCGTAAGTGCGAGGAACGAAGACACCATCAGCCGTGATGACGAAAATATCAACAATACAAGTAAAAGTAACAGTGCGACAACGACACCTCCGACGAAGAGCAATATTGCCTCTGAAGTGACATGCAGCAAATCGCCCGTCAGCCCGGACTCCAGCTCGGTCACGGTGGAGAGTTCAGGGACGAACAAAAGTTGCTCGACTTCGACGGATCAGGAAATGCCAACGGACTCCCAGATAGCGTCGGATGCGGCAAAAACCTCGGATCCGCCCGCGAATTCGCACAACAGTTCTGTCGACGATTCATCCACGTTGGATGATAAAAAGAAGTCCCCCAGTAAATCGGAAACAAACGAAATTACAAAACAACTAACTTCTGAGATGGTGCAGAAAAGATTGCTGGCAGTTTTTCCCTCGAACGAATGGGCGAATAATCCGATAGCCGCTGAGCATCTGGGTAACTTCTTGAAGAGTTTGAACGCGACGATGAAAAGTGAAGAGCATGCCGAAGGATCCAAGGCGGAGAAAGCTGACCGAAAGCCTTGTGATAACGACGGtacaaaaaatgataatgatgCTTCCGTGAAATCGAAGAAAGACGTTGTCGAGCGATCGTAA
- the LOC105678200 gene encoding cyclin-L1 isoform X3 yields MATGQVIFQRFYYSKSLVRHNMETTAMGCICLASKIEEAPRRIRDVINVFNHVKQVSSQKAIQPVVLDQNYVALKNQVIKSERRVLKELGFCVHVKHPHKIIVMYLQVLGYEKNRALMQQSWNYMNDSLRSDVFLRYQPETVACACVYLASRQLQLPLPTSPAWFSLFRVSESSIRDVCRRILRLYSRPRVKPEQLEKRVEELRRQYEEARTKARGGDVDGHTPSPPLPKHHNAWGGFISRSGTHAAPERTKSPRRSKSPSTSPSRGDGTKHSKRKKHSRSRSRSHSHGRSCKPKKTQRRRSGSHKSSRRSRSYRSRSRSRDRDLEKSSKHRSKHRRH; encoded by the exons ATGGCTACGGGACAAGTAATTTTCCAacgattttattatagtaaatCTTTAGTTAGACACAATATGGAGACAACTGCAATGGGTTGCATCTGCTTAGCTAGTAAAATCGAGGAAGCACCCAGGCGTATCAGGGATGTAATCAACGTTTTCAATCACGTAAAACAAGTTTCTAGCCAAAA AGCGATTCAACCTGTGGTTTTGGATCAGAACTATGTAGCTCTAAAAAATCAAGTGATTAAATCGGAGAGAAGAGTTTTGAAAGAACTGGGCTTCTGCGTTCATGTAAAGCACCCTCACAAGATCATAGTTATGTATTTGCAAGTGTTGggatatgaaaaaaatcgcGCTCTAATGCAACAAAGTTGGAATTACATGAATGATTCACTGCGTTCCGATGTGTTTTTGCGCTATCAGCCGGAGACAGTGGCGTGTGCGTGCGTTTATCTGGCCTCTCGCCAGCTACAACTGCCATTGCCCACATCACCTGCTTGGTTCTCGCTGTTCAGAGTCAGCGAATCGTCGATCAGAGATGTGTGTCGGCGTATATTGCGTCTTTACTCGCGACCGCGTGTGAAACCCGAGCAACTGGAAAAGCGCGTTGAAGAGCTACGACGTCAATACGAGGAGGCCAGGACCAAGGCACGCGGCGGAGATGTCGATGGTCATACACCAAGTCCACCATTACCGAAACATCACAACGCTTGGGGCGGATTTATCAGTCGTAGTGGCACGCATGCAGCTCCAGAAAGAACGAAATCCCCCAG gcGTTCAAAATCTCCAAGTACCTCGCCATCACGGGGCGATGGGACAAAGCATTCTAAACGAAAAAAGCATAGCAGAAGTAGATCTCGAAGTCATAGTCATGGAAGATCTTGCAAACCCAAGAAAACGCAGCGAAGACGATCAGGTAGTCACAAATCATCACGAAGATCACGAAGTTATAGGTCGCGAAGTCGATCTCGAGATAGAGATTTGGAAAAATCGAGCAAACATCGTAGCAAGCATAGACGGCACTGA
- the LOC105678200 gene encoding cyclin-L1 isoform X2, whose product MRINTDSRHSTKIAADSWWLMYTNEWQLDISRCVSHSKIEVAMATGQVIFQRFYYSKSLVRHNMETTAMGCICLASKIEEAPRRIRDVINVFNHVKQVSSQKAIQPVVLDQNYVALKNQVIKSERRVLKELGFCVHVKHPHKIIVMYLQVLGYEKNRALMQQSWNYMNDSLRSDVFLRYQPETVACACVYLASRQLQLPLPTSPAWFSLFRVSESSIRDVCRRILRLYSRPRVKPEQLEKRVEELRRQYEEARTKARGGDVDGHTPSPPLPKHHNAWGGFISRSGTHAAPERTKSPRRSKSPSTSPSRGDGTKHSKRKKHSRSRSRSHSHGRSCKPKKTQRRRSGSHKSSRRSRSYRSRSRSRDRDLEKSSKHRSKHRRH is encoded by the exons ATGCGAATTAATACAGACAGCCGGCATTCTACTAAAATTGCCGCAG ACTCTTGGTGGCTAATGTACACAAATGAGTGGCAACTGGATATAAGTCGATGTGTATCGCACAGCAAAATAGAA GTTGCAATGGCTACGGGACAAGTAATTTTCCAacgattttattatagtaaatCTTTAGTTAGACACAATATGGAGACAACTGCAATGGGTTGCATCTGCTTAGCTAGTAAAATCGAGGAAGCACCCAGGCGTATCAGGGATGTAATCAACGTTTTCAATCACGTAAAACAAGTTTCTAGCCAAAA AGCGATTCAACCTGTGGTTTTGGATCAGAACTATGTAGCTCTAAAAAATCAAGTGATTAAATCGGAGAGAAGAGTTTTGAAAGAACTGGGCTTCTGCGTTCATGTAAAGCACCCTCACAAGATCATAGTTATGTATTTGCAAGTGTTGggatatgaaaaaaatcgcGCTCTAATGCAACAAAGTTGGAATTACATGAATGATTCACTGCGTTCCGATGTGTTTTTGCGCTATCAGCCGGAGACAGTGGCGTGTGCGTGCGTTTATCTGGCCTCTCGCCAGCTACAACTGCCATTGCCCACATCACCTGCTTGGTTCTCGCTGTTCAGAGTCAGCGAATCGTCGATCAGAGATGTGTGTCGGCGTATATTGCGTCTTTACTCGCGACCGCGTGTGAAACCCGAGCAACTGGAAAAGCGCGTTGAAGAGCTACGACGTCAATACGAGGAGGCCAGGACCAAGGCACGCGGCGGAGATGTCGATGGTCATACACCAAGTCCACCATTACCGAAACATCACAACGCTTGGGGCGGATTTATCAGTCGTAGTGGCACGCATGCAGCTCCAGAAAGAACGAAATCCCCCAG gcGTTCAAAATCTCCAAGTACCTCGCCATCACGGGGCGATGGGACAAAGCATTCTAAACGAAAAAAGCATAGCAGAAGTAGATCTCGAAGTCATAGTCATGGAAGATCTTGCAAACCCAAGAAAACGCAGCGAAGACGATCAGGTAGTCACAAATCATCACGAAGATCACGAAGTTATAGGTCGCGAAGTCGATCTCGAGATAGAGATTTGGAAAAATCGAGCAAACATCGTAGCAAGCATAGACGGCACTGA
- the LOC105678200 gene encoding cyclin-L1 isoform X1: MNAKENSTAPAKNTNAPNAKLYGKIVLTLQNCLLPEEKLNSTPSHLDGLDAETETDLRILGCELIQTAGILLKLPQVAMATGQVIFQRFYYSKSLVRHNMETTAMGCICLASKIEEAPRRIRDVINVFNHVKQVSSQKAIQPVVLDQNYVALKNQVIKSERRVLKELGFCVHVKHPHKIIVMYLQVLGYEKNRALMQQSWNYMNDSLRSDVFLRYQPETVACACVYLASRQLQLPLPTSPAWFSLFRVSESSIRDVCRRILRLYSRPRVKPEQLEKRVEELRRQYEEARTKARGGDVDGHTPSPPLPKHHNAWGGFISRSGTHAAPERTKSPRRSKSPSTSPSRGDGTKHSKRKKHSRSRSRSHSHGRSCKPKKTQRRRSGSHKSSRRSRSYRSRSRSRDRDLEKSSKHRSKHRRH; the protein is encoded by the exons ATGAATGCGAAAGAGAACTCCACTGCACCAGCGAAGAACACGAACGCGCCGAATGCAAAGCTCTACGGCAAGATCGTATTGACGTTGCAGAATTGTCTACTACCCGAAGAAAAGCTCAACTCCACGCCGTCGCATTTGGACGGTCTCGATGCAGAAACTGAGACGGATTTGCGGATTTTAGGATGCGAATTAATACAGACAGCCGGCATTCTACTAAAATTGCCGCAG GTTGCAATGGCTACGGGACAAGTAATTTTCCAacgattttattatagtaaatCTTTAGTTAGACACAATATGGAGACAACTGCAATGGGTTGCATCTGCTTAGCTAGTAAAATCGAGGAAGCACCCAGGCGTATCAGGGATGTAATCAACGTTTTCAATCACGTAAAACAAGTTTCTAGCCAAAA AGCGATTCAACCTGTGGTTTTGGATCAGAACTATGTAGCTCTAAAAAATCAAGTGATTAAATCGGAGAGAAGAGTTTTGAAAGAACTGGGCTTCTGCGTTCATGTAAAGCACCCTCACAAGATCATAGTTATGTATTTGCAAGTGTTGggatatgaaaaaaatcgcGCTCTAATGCAACAAAGTTGGAATTACATGAATGATTCACTGCGTTCCGATGTGTTTTTGCGCTATCAGCCGGAGACAGTGGCGTGTGCGTGCGTTTATCTGGCCTCTCGCCAGCTACAACTGCCATTGCCCACATCACCTGCTTGGTTCTCGCTGTTCAGAGTCAGCGAATCGTCGATCAGAGATGTGTGTCGGCGTATATTGCGTCTTTACTCGCGACCGCGTGTGAAACCCGAGCAACTGGAAAAGCGCGTTGAAGAGCTACGACGTCAATACGAGGAGGCCAGGACCAAGGCACGCGGCGGAGATGTCGATGGTCATACACCAAGTCCACCATTACCGAAACATCACAACGCTTGGGGCGGATTTATCAGTCGTAGTGGCACGCATGCAGCTCCAGAAAGAACGAAATCCCCCAG gcGTTCAAAATCTCCAAGTACCTCGCCATCACGGGGCGATGGGACAAAGCATTCTAAACGAAAAAAGCATAGCAGAAGTAGATCTCGAAGTCATAGTCATGGAAGATCTTGCAAACCCAAGAAAACGCAGCGAAGACGATCAGGTAGTCACAAATCATCACGAAGATCACGAAGTTATAGGTCGCGAAGTCGATCTCGAGATAGAGATTTGGAAAAATCGAGCAAACATCGTAGCAAGCATAGACGGCACTGA